Within Planktothrix serta PCC 8927, the genomic segment TAACCCAAGGGGAAACTTGGGAAGAAGTGATGGAAAATCTGCAAGAAGCGATAGAAGGTTGGTTAGAGGTGGCAAATGAAACTCAAAAGGAAAAAGAAACTGACCGCATTGTGCAAATTGCAGTATGAAATCAATTTCTGGGAAAAATTTTTGTAAGATTTTGGAAAGAAAAGGCTGGATTTTGAAACGAATCAAAGGCAGTCATCATATTTATCAAAATCCCCAAAATAATAGGATTGTTTCTGTTCCAGTTCATCGGAATCAAGATTTAAAGCTCGGAACATTAGGTGTTCTGATGAAAACTGCAAATATATCTGAAGATGAGCTAAACTAATCAACTTTTCTTGAATCAATCACTATTTATTCAGAAGTAGAGTTCAAGTCATTATTAGGGAAACTTTAAATGATGTTAACAAATTTTATTTACGCAGCCATGAATCGGGCAAAATATGAGATCTTAGATGAGGGGATATTTTATGGAGAAATACCCGACTGTCAGGGAGTTTGGAGTAGTGGTAAAACCTTGGAAGAATGTCGAGAAAATTTACAAGATGCGTTAGAAGGATGGATCATTTTAGGGTTACGTTTGGGTCATCAATTACCGATTTTAGAGGATATTAACTTAAACATTGAAAACGAGAAGCAACCACAAAGACACTAAGACACTAAGAAATGAAGATTATCAAGGAAAAAATGAGGGGAAGTGGATAATCTTTTTTAGGTTTTACCCTCAACTATTTTAATTTCTTCTTCTGTTAATCCATACAATTCATAAACCAGTTGATCGATTTGTTGTTCTAATATTGTTGTATCTGTATTGGGGTTTGATTGTTTGGCGGTGAGAATTTTGTTAACTAATTTTTCTATCTCATCCGTTTGTTTAAAAGTTGGTTCAGGAATTCTTAATTGTCTTATATCGTTCAGAGTTATTTGTGTAAAATCATCCTTTTTTGCTGATGTTGAACCTTTAGTTTGTATAAATGAAATAAGTTTTGAGTTAATAATAGCCAATAAATATCTAGCAGAAAATCTCTTATTATTAGGTTTAAAAATATAGACATCTTTTTTTGTCACAAATCGCTGTTCAGTCAAGGTTGCCATTATTCTAAACTGCCTATTTATAATTCTTCTAATTAATATTCTTTCACCTGTAAAAGAATCAAATGAAGATGGTTTTTCTTTGATATTTTCGCCATAGTTAACATATTGAAAATTCTCACTATCTATAAAGTATCTATCTATTTTTCCGACGAAAATAGTTTCATATTTCTCTGTTAATTTAGTTGTGGAATAATCTTCTTGATTTGCTAAAATTCCTCTGGTAGAATTTGTAATATCCTCAAGTTTAATATTAAATATATTTAGCTTATTAGTCAGTGATCTTGATATTGAATTAAAAATTATTTTTAAGCTGTCAGTATTAGCCCATTCATTTTTATGAAGTCTGATATAATTTAAAGAATTAAGTATATTATAATCTATCTTTTCCCTTGTCCCAAATTCATATATATATGAAATCCTCTCATTTATATTTTTAGAAAATATATAAATTCCTGTATCAACATACGCATCCGAAAATATGTTATAGGGTAAAATTACACCTAAATTAAGATGGAGATTTTGAAGAATCAGACTTCTTGTTGAATAATATTTCTCGCTTGTTAACCAGAATATTGGTATAATCAATGCTAAAAAACCTGATTTTTTAGCAACTCTTATTCCCTGATCTATAAAAATTGTATAAATGTCATCTATTCCAGAGTATTGATTTGAAAAAAGTGCTTTTTCACTCGAATTAAATTTAACTCCATAAGGCGGATTTCCAATCACAACATCAAAACCAATAAACTTTCCTGTATCATCCAAAATTTCAGGAAACTCAAACCGCCATTCAAACGCATGATCATAAATTTTACCGCTTTCAATTTCCTCAATTTCCACCCTTAACTTATCAATCTCATTATTCAACTTAATAACTTTCTTCTCCCGTACTTTCTGTTCCGCTTTAGTTTCCTCAAACAGCAAAAGTTGATTCTCTAAATTATAAACTTCTCCCTCTAACTGTCTTAACTTCGTTTTCTTGGGGTCAACTCCTTGAAGTGTAGTTTTAAAATTACCTTTAATGGTATTTATTAACTTTTCCATCTCTCGCTTTTGCTGTTTATTTTCAGCATGGCGATAGGTTTGAACAGCATTTTGATAGGTTTCAATATCAATTTTATTTTTCTTTAACGCGGGTTTTAAATCCGCATCCAAAGGAAAACGACTAATTAAAGAGTTACCGCATTTAATATTAATATCAATATTCGGTAGGGTTTCCAGTTCGCTGTAATTACTATCCGCTTGATAATAGGCATTTTTTAACAATTCTATCCATAAGCGTAACCGACAGATTTTAACCGAGTTCGGGTTAATATCCACCCCAAATAAACAATTTTCGATAATCGTTTGCTTTTCATGAAATAAGGTTTCTTGGATGCGTTGACTTTCTGGGTTTTGTGGCGTATAGCTAAAAGGTTTATTATCTTCATCGGTGATAATTAATTCATCATTTTCTACAATAATTTGATATTCTTTTAATCGTTTTCCAGTTTGATCCTGTAAAATTTTCAGATCATTTTTAATCGCAATAATTTCATTTAATGCTGAAACTAAAAAATGTCCCGACCCCACCGCCGGATCACAAATTTTCAAACGATTAATAATTTGATTTGCTTCGGTTCTATCTTCTATTTTATCATATAAATCATCAAGAGTTTGACAATTCCAACCTTTAATATCATTAAATTTCTGGACAACTGCTTTCCTCAGAGTTTCTCGACACATATACATGGTAATAAAACCAGGGGTAAAATATGACCCGTCTTTATAACCATTAATTTTCTCGAAAATTAGTCCTAAAACCGAAGCATTAATTAAGGTTTTCTGATCTTCTTGAATTCCTTCTAAACCTTCGCTACTAAAATCATAAGCGTCCAGAAACTCAAACAAATATTGTAGAGTATTGAGTTCTCCCGTGCGTTTGTTTCCGTTATCATCTTTTAAAACAGTTGTTGATAAAATGGGGAGTTTGTCTTCTCTCAGGTTACTTATCACAATAGTTTGATGTTCTAATTCTGTGGGTTCAAATAGGGAACTATTCAGATAGGGAACATGAGCAAAAATCTTTTGTACATCTGAGTTACGTTCACTAGATTTAACCGCCAATATCTGAAAAAATAAACGATCTAAATCATCAAAATTATGGATTTTATCTAAATTTAGAAAAGCAAAATTTTTGTTCCCTTTATGGTAAGTTATTAATTGAGATTCTAATAATTTTAAAAATAAAATTCTGTTGATCCAAGTAATTGCTAACTCTAAAGCAATATTAAAAAGCTGTTCTTGTTCAGTTTCTCCAAATTGTTCGGGTTTTTCCAGTCGGGAAATTTTATCTAAACTATTCAGTTGTAAAATAGCATTTTCTAGGAGTGAACCGGAATTTTGTTGTCCTTCAGGTTGACGTTTGATCAGCTTTTTATTCTTTTCTTTCGTTTCGGTTAAACCAATAATATGCAGTAATTCACTATAAAAACTTTTATTGAGAGTATTGCTATCATTATTTAAGGCTTCTCTAGGTTGTCTTTGTTTATTTTTCATAGTCAAAACCTCAAGAATAAAATGCTTTCCTCGAACTTAGTGCGAGCAAGGATGCTCGCTAATTTGAGTATACAAGCTGTTATTATAAAAGCTTATATACTCAAGCCTTCTGATCTTGCAGTTTGCCATTTCAGCTTAGGAATGCTAGAATAGCTCATAATGCTGACGGAGAATTGAGACAATGCTATTTGCGCCCGTTGAAGAAAAAATGTGGGAGAAATCTTCCTCAAAACGTCAAAAAAAAATGTCTGATGGAGAAATTAATGATAAATACTCCTCACAAGAAAACCGAATTCTAACTGAAATTAATCGGGAAAAACTCCCTAGCTTTGCTGAGGCTTTAAAAAAAAACGGATATATGAATGTACAACCCGTTTATCAAAGAAGACCTCGATGGGATGCCAAAATGAAGTCACGATTAATTGAGTCATTCCTAATTAATATTCCTGTTCCGCCCATTATTCTGTTTGAAATAGATTATAATTCTTATGAAGTCATGGATGGTCAACAGAGAATTACAGCAATTAGAGAGTTCTATGAAAACAAACTCAAACTAACGGGACTCGAACTTTGGCCAGAAATCAATGGACGTACTTATGAGCAACTTCCAATTAAAGTTAAAGCAGGAATTGATCGTCGATCTATTTCATCTATTGTTATTATTGCAGAATCAACTTCTGATCCTGAAACAGCTTTGTTCCTCAAACAGAAAAGTTTTGAACGTTTTAATACCGGAGGCGTAGATTTAAGTCAGCAGGAAGTACGGAATTGTTTGTATCATGGGAAGTTTAATTCATTATTATTGGAATTATCTCGTGATCCTATTTTTACTCAATCTTGGGGAATTCCTACAGATGAAAATGCTGATTTATTAAACAATAATCTTTATAAAAAAATGGAGGATGCAGAATTAGTGCTTCGTTTCTTTGCCTTGAGGAATGTAGATCATTTTCAACGAGGAATGGAAGGATTTCTTGATCTTTATATGATCAAAAGTTCAAATTTTTCTGATCAGGATATTTTAATCCTGAAGGATGTATTTTTAAAAACAATTAGTCTAGCTTACGAAATTTATAACGATAATTTATTCAAACCCTTCGATCCAAAATCTATGACTTGGAAGAAAGATTCCTATAAAGCTTATTATGATGCGGTCATGGTTGGATTTAATCGACATTTGGATGAAAGAGAAATTTTAATCCATAAAAAAACAAGAATTATTGAAGAAACCCAAAAACTCTTTAAAAGGGAAGAATCACGTCTTTTAACAGGCGGTGGAAAAAGTAAAGCAGAAATTCAACAGCGAATCCAAATCTTTGATGATATGCTATCGCAGGTTATTGGAGAATAGCTGGCAATGTTTGAGAATCTTTTAGAGACATCCAGTATAAAAATTGCAACTGTTCGTGCAATGCTCCAGACTAATGATAGACTTAGGGCAATTGTTTTTGGAAAACATAGTTTAAATAAAGATCCATTGCAGGAAAACAATGATTTTCTGAAATTGGCTCAAGAATTTCCTAGAGAAATTGAATGGAAAATCTATGACCACTGTGCTACTGTAATGCGATTATACGCCATTTATGAAAGATTTGTTGAAGATTTAATCTCCGAATGGTTACAACTTTTACCTGAGTTAATTTCCAGTTATTCCGATTTAGGTGAAACAATTCAAAATACCCATCGAGAGGGAATAGGACGATTATTAACATACCCGAAAAAGATACGATTTGAAGATCCTGAAAACCAAAATCTATCTATTTATTATAAAAAAGTGGTTCAAGGGTTTTTGGCTGCCATTAGTGACCATGAAAAATACGAGTTACTTCCTGAAATTTTTATATTCCATGAACAAAATTTAAGAAAAGATGCGTTAGTGGAATTATTGACCAAAGCTGGAATTGAAAAGGCTTGGGAATGGATTATTGACCATCGAAAGATCAAATATTTTATAGAGCAAGTCCGAGGAAATCAAAATACCGCCGAAGCAGAACTTAAACAATTTATTCACTATCGTAATAAAGCAGCACATGGATCAATTAATGAAACTTTGGGAATTCAAGAATTGCTATATTTAGCAGATTTTGTTGAAGCATTATGTCAATCTTTAGCTGAATTAGTAACTTATCAAATCCTTTTAAAAAAAGTATCAATTGGACAAGCTCAAAACGTTGGACGGGTTACAGAATGGTTTAAAAAGCCAAAAGCAGCCGTCGTAAAAGTAGAGAATATCACTTTATCTGTAGGAGATAAGTTATTTCTAGTGAATGAAGAATCATCTTATTGTTCTTTAGCTGAAATTGAGAGTATTGAAATACATGATCGATCGGAAAATCAAGTTGAAATATCTTCTCTTACGGAAGTGGGATTAAAGTTTAATATTGATGCTCGAAAAGGATTTAGCCTTTATGTGATCAATTAAAGTTACTACGTCTAATTGTTCCTGAACGAATAGAAGCAATTAATTGACGAGTAGTATAGGCTTGTTTCGGATGGCGGTAAATTTCCTCTGCGGTTCCGATTTCTTCGATTTTTCCTTGATTCATGACAATAATGCGATCACCCCTACCCAAACCTCAAGGGATTTACTAGGCTAAATATCAAGGTTATATCAACTAATTTCCGATCAGTAATTATCCTGAAGTTGAATTCAAGTTATTAGCTTG encodes:
- a CDS encoding MAE_28990/MAE_18760 family HEPN-like nuclease; protein product: MFENLLETSSIKIATVRAMLQTNDRLRAIVFGKHSLNKDPLQENNDFLKLAQEFPREIEWKIYDHCATVMRLYAIYERFVEDLISEWLQLLPELISSYSDLGETIQNTHREGIGRLLTYPKKIRFEDPENQNLSIYYKKVVQGFLAAISDHEKYELLPEIFIFHEQNLRKDALVELLTKAGIEKAWEWIIDHRKIKYFIEQVRGNQNTAEAELKQFIHYRNKAAHGSINETLGIQELLYLADFVEALCQSLAELVTYQILLKKVSIGQAQNVGRVTEWFKKPKAAVVKVENITLSVGDKLFLVNEESSYCSLAEIESIEIHDRSENQVEISSLTEVGLKFNIDARKGFSLYVIN
- a CDS encoding type II toxin-antitoxin system HicB family antitoxin, whose product is MMLTNFIYAAMNRAKYEILDEGIFYGEIPDCQGVWSSGKTLEECRENLQDALEGWIILGLRLGHQLPILEDINLNIENEKQPQRH
- a CDS encoding DUF262 domain-containing protein, with the protein product MLFAPVEEKMWEKSSSKRQKKMSDGEINDKYSSQENRILTEINREKLPSFAEALKKNGYMNVQPVYQRRPRWDAKMKSRLIESFLINIPVPPIILFEIDYNSYEVMDGQQRITAIREFYENKLKLTGLELWPEINGRTYEQLPIKVKAGIDRRSISSIVIIAESTSDPETALFLKQKSFERFNTGGVDLSQQEVRNCLYHGKFNSLLLELSRDPIFTQSWGIPTDENADLLNNNLYKKMEDAELVLRFFALRNVDHFQRGMEGFLDLYMIKSSNFSDQDILILKDVFLKTISLAYEIYNDNLFKPFDPKSMTWKKDSYKAYYDAVMVGFNRHLDEREILIHKKTRIIEETQKLFKREESRLLTGGGKSKAEIQQRIQIFDDMLSQVIGE
- a CDS encoding type II toxin-antitoxin system HicB family antitoxin, with amino-acid sequence MNIKAIVHEAEEGGYWAEVPALPGCVTQGETWEEVMENLQEAIEGWLEVANETQKEKETDRIVQIAV
- a CDS encoding type IIG restriction enzyme/methyltransferase, which translates into the protein MKNKQRQPREALNNDSNTLNKSFYSELLHIIGLTETKEKNKKLIKRQPEGQQNSGSLLENAILQLNSLDKISRLEKPEQFGETEQEQLFNIALELAITWINRILFLKLLESQLITYHKGNKNFAFLNLDKIHNFDDLDRLFFQILAVKSSERNSDVQKIFAHVPYLNSSLFEPTELEHQTIVISNLREDKLPILSTTVLKDDNGNKRTGELNTLQYLFEFLDAYDFSSEGLEGIQEDQKTLINASVLGLIFEKINGYKDGSYFTPGFITMYMCRETLRKAVVQKFNDIKGWNCQTLDDLYDKIEDRTEANQIINRLKICDPAVGSGHFLVSALNEIIAIKNDLKILQDQTGKRLKEYQIIVENDELIITDEDNKPFSYTPQNPESQRIQETLFHEKQTIIENCLFGVDINPNSVKICRLRLWIELLKNAYYQADSNYSELETLPNIDINIKCGNSLISRFPLDADLKPALKKNKIDIETYQNAVQTYRHAENKQQKREMEKLINTIKGNFKTTLQGVDPKKTKLRQLEGEVYNLENQLLLFEETKAEQKVREKKVIKLNNEIDKLRVEIEEIESGKIYDHAFEWRFEFPEILDDTGKFIGFDVVIGNPPYGVKFNSSEKALFSNQYSGIDDIYTIFIDQGIRVAKKSGFLALIIPIFWLTSEKYYSTRSLILQNLHLNLGVILPYNIFSDAYVDTGIYIFSKNINERISYIYEFGTREKIDYNILNSLNYIRLHKNEWANTDSLKIIFNSISRSLTNKLNIFNIKLEDITNSTRGILANQEDYSTTKLTEKYETIFVGKIDRYFIDSENFQYVNYGENIKEKPSSFDSFTGERILIRRIINRQFRIMATLTEQRFVTKKDVYIFKPNNKRFSARYLLAIINSKLISFIQTKGSTSAKKDDFTQITLNDIRQLRIPEPTFKQTDEIEKLVNKILTAKQSNPNTDTTILEQQIDQLVYELYGLTEEEIKIVEGKT
- a CDS encoding type II toxin-antitoxin system HicA family toxin, with amino-acid sequence MKSISGKNFCKILERKGWILKRIKGSHHIYQNPQNNRIVSVPVHRNQDLKLGTLGVLMKTANISEDELN